The DNA region gtttttttttccagggctgCCTTTTGTGGGAGGTAGTGGGGCTGGGAGAAACCAGGGGGTGACTCCTTGTGGATTTGGGGCAGCCCTGAACCTGGGATGCCAGGCAGAGATAGGCTTGGGGTCACTGGAAGGATCTCTGCCTCCATCTCTCCCTCCTGGAGGTGGTTCTTCACTGGAGAGCATCTCCAGGAGAGTCCAGGATACCCCTGGAACCTGCACACAGCCTCATCAGAACCTGCTGGGATGGGTGGGGCAGATCCTGGCCCTGTTTTGGTGGCCATCAGAGGGCTGGACAGCATAAAGGAGGTGGCAGAAAGGGGCATCTGTGCTGGAGATGGGCTGGGTGGTGGAGCACAGAGCTTGGCCAGATGCTGTGCAGAAtaaagggctgctgctgctgctttcccccACGCTCCCCCCAGCACtctcagcacagagcccagctttGCACTGGCTCCAGCTCCAGGCCCAGAGGAAATGTCTGCAGCTGGGGCCCACAGCTGTTCTCCCTGCTCCATTTACTGCTTCCAATTTAACATCCCGGGGAGCTGGGCTGGACAACACAGGGGGAATGTGGGGATGCAAAGCCTGCCTGGAAGAAAATCCTCCCCTCACGCTTGGGATGGCTGCCCTGCCCCTCTCTCCAGGGAAAACCCACCAGGAGAAGGCCAGGATGGCCCTGTGGGGTTGATCCTGGAGAAGGGGCGGGTCCTGCCACAACATCCCTGTGTTCcttgggagctgagcttgtggcagagctggcaggagatGGGATTTGGGAGCACAGGGCTCACTCTGGTGGGTGTGAGGTGGTAGGTGGTGACAGCCAGAAGATGGCCCTGCAGTCACCACCATAAAGAGAAGGGCGTGGCAGAGCCACAGACTGGCATGGGGGAGGATGGCAGTGCCCCCATGGCACTCCACTCTGGTCAGGGAGGATGGCAGTGCCCCCATTGCACCCCACCTCAGCCAGGGAGGATGGCAGTGCCCCCCTGCATCCCACTGGGACTGGGCTGTGCAGCCTAATGCCTTCCAGAAAATCAGCCATGAATGGCCAGGGAGGGTAATTCATATCAAACCCATAAAACCTTTATTAGTGTCCTAGGGGAGAAATCCGGATGTGGCTGCTTATTTATTTtggatttctctctctctttttttttttttttttctccttttcttttaacATTTTCTTCCAAGAGATTTTTAAAGTGATAGGGTCAGCTCTCTGGGATCAGCAGTAGGGCTCAGACAGGGTTGCCTGTGGTCCTGAACCACTGGTGGATGCACTGGCATTCCAGGAGTCAGGCTGACTTTGGGGTCCAGCTTTGAGTTGTGGCACAATTATCAACCCATCATGAGCTGATAATTATTCAGAGCCACTGGTGCTTTTAGTGGGACTTCCCTGGGAGTAGCCCTCTCTTTTCCTGGGAGCTCAGCCTCTCCCAGTCAAACCATTTCCCGATAATAAATGTAGGGTGGGTGTGTTTgttttgcttctctttttttttttttttttttcctccagcaaaGACAAAGAAGCCCTTGAGCCTAGAGCGTAACCTAAAACACGGCATTCCTGAAAAGAATTTCCTGATAATATTTTtagcacctgaaaaaaaaaaaagaaaaaaaggagaacgGGGGGGGCGGagggggaggagaaaaaaaaagccaaaaaacagggaaaaaaaggaaaatgacccattttttttcttttttttctcatgcAGTTTTGTGTTTTCATGGGTCGGGGAGgctgggggagggggtgggggtgtctctgtccccacgCGTGTtttggggtgggacaggggggggACCCCCGGCCGCTCGCGCTCCTCGGGGAGCCCCCATGGCCCCGCCCCCGagccccgccccccgcgcgccGCGCTCCCATTGGCCGGTCACACCCCGTTTATGCAAATGAGGCGCGGGGGCGTGGCCGGCAGGCTGAGGGCGCTCGGAGCGCTGTGGGGCTGAGGGGCCTGTGCTCCGAGCGGCGCCGAGGGGATCGCTCCGGGCTCCCCGCTCCTGGCTCACAGCGCCCGGCTccgggcagcagcaccagccaccGCCCTCCCCGTGCCCCTCCGCGGGCGTCCTGccccgccctgccccgccccCGCCATGCTTCCGTGGCTGGTGCCGCCGTGAGAGGCGAGCGGCGGTGCCGGCGGCCATGCAGGTCCTGGCAGGCTGGGccgtgctggtggcactgggctggtgccTGAGGGCCGCTGCGGAGGTGCCGCTCGGCGACTTCTACCCCTTCGGGCCGGCCCAGGGCGACGCCGCCACGCGGAAGCAGGACGATGGTGGCTCCGAGCTCcggcccctctccatccccttccccttcttcggtGCGGGGCACACCGGCCTCTATGTGAGTAATTCCCactattctttctttttccctccctctaattccctcttctctgTTTCATTCTTCCTCTTCCCTTCCTCTTCTCTCCTCTTTCCTGTCGTGCTTGGATGAATCCGAGTTTCCTTGGGGGCCATCAGGTGGTCCCCCTTCCCTGGGAGCCTCAGCGATGTGCCGAGGATGGTGCGGTGGGTTTGGGGAGCACGCAGGACCCCTGGCTCGGTGTGGGGGTCCCCAGGCAGGATCCTGGCCCCAGTGCCTTGGGAATGCTCACCCACGGTGGGGAGCTGGGACCGAGCCCTGCTGGAGCCTGCATTCCCTCTACACCCACGGCGTGTGGCACTGGCTTGGTGACACGCTGGGGGATCCCGGCAGCAGCGAGCCGGGCACATCTGGagggcaggagcccagagctggtgtGCTGCAGCCTTGGAGTGGTGGCCCCTGGCAAAGGGGTGTGCACTTTGGGCTGCACTTTGGGCTGCCCACTCGGCACATCTGATTCCCTTGCCTTTCCCTGTGCCCACTGGGACACACTCCCTTGCAACCTCTAAGCCACCAGGAGGGGACTGTGGCCAAAGAACTGGAGTCATGCCTGGCCCAGCATGTCCCCTGTGGCCAGAGGGGCAAGCCCAAGTGCCTGGCTGACCATGGAGCCTTTTGGGTGGTGCTGTCTTGCATCCAGAAGTGAGATTTCAGCTCCCCATGCCAGTTTCCACCTGGAATAGTAAATCCTTCAGCATCTTGATCCCATCTCCCCAGTTTGCTCTGGGCTTAGTGATGACCCAGACCCAGGTGGCAGAGGAGAGGGCTGAGCATTGCCTTGatgccatcccagagctgggctcATGTACCATTCCACTGCCTTGGCTCAGCACAGGGGCTCCTTGGTCCTACCTGGTGTTTTTCCCCTGATCAGAGCATCAGCCCTGCCACTGGGTGGGAGGGATCCAGGCTTGGGGCTTGAGCCACTGTGGGAGGATAGAAGGGGCTGGGAGAAGCCAGGTGACATGATGGTTGTCCCATAGAGGATCCACAGTGTAGCTGTAGATtttggaggggctgcagggatcaGAGGACAGTGTATCCCCTTTCCCTGAGCTAAAACCCcactctggctctgcagggccagctTGCCTGCCCCCAGCACAGAAATCCATGTTGCAGGACCCTTCctccccagggagctgctgtcCAGGGGGACTGGCACAGGGCTGAGTTCACCTGGAAACCTCTGTTCTCAAGGGCTGCCTCCAACCACCCCCCTCCTCCTTCACAAAaaccagcaacaacaaaaaaaacccttcttGGCTCTGGTTCTCTCCCATCTTGCTTTAATCAAGGGAAGAATGTTCCTCTGCGGACACAGTGGGGTTACAGAGGCTTTGGGAAAACAGAATCCTCTTTCCCTTAGTCACAGTAAGGACTGCCCTGTGCTCAAATGGAGGGGCTGTGAACCCTCCTCAGGGACTGGggagctccctgggggctgcacagggccagcacagctcagccccccCGTGCCTGGGTGTGCTGGCAGCTGGGGTGAGAGCATTCTGGCTTCCACATGGCTCCTGGGGATGCTGGCTCCCAGCTCCCTTTTGGCACACGAGTGTGACACCACTGCCTGCCTGCGTGCCAGAGCTGCTCTCTCCAGTTGAGAGCCTCTTGCCTGTACCAGGCCCCCTTTTCCATCCTGCCTGGAGAGCTTGGCTGGAGTCTGAGTGTTCCTGCCTGTCCCACGGTCGCTGTGGGCTGGGGAGCAGAGTGGCTTGGAGCTGACTGGACTGGCAGTCATGGTGCTGTGGCAGGGTCACCTCCAGGGAATTTGGGAGCTcagggtgagagcatttccctctgaTGATCCCTGCTCCGGCAGGCAGGGGCTTTCTTCACCTTCCTCATTCCCACTGCATCCCCAAGTTGGGAGGAACATCCAGGCAGCAACATCCACTAGTTCCAGTTTCCTTCCCTGAGCTCAGGCTGCCTCTGCCATGCATCCCAGAACCCTAATTGCCCCAATTAGTAAGTGCTGAGGAACAGCTTGAATTATCTCACCGTGGGGGTCTGGCATCCCCCACTTTAATGAGAGCAGCTTTGCACGGGGTGGTGGCACTTGGTGCCCAGGTGACCAAGAGCCCCTTGGCTCACCCGGAGTGCGGTGGGAGGATGGAGCGGGGCTCCTCCCTCCCTGGGCCAGTGCCCGCAGCCCCCCTGCAGCAGGGTCCAGCCCCCTGGGCTGCCTGGGAGCCTCTCCCCTGCCAAGAGCGGTGCCGTGAGCTGGCCCCACGCACCGGGCGCTGTTTGTTTTATGCACAGGCTCCTGCAGTTTGTGCAGCTGTTCCCCTCCCCTGGCCCGGAGAACAGGGCTGGGTTTGTTCGGGCAGCGGCCGCAGCCGCGCTCCGGCGAGCAGGAGGCTGGGCCGGGGGATGGGGCTGTTGTGGGTGCTCAGGCACGTCTCTGCTTCTAAGGACAGGAAGGGGAAGCGCTCCAATATTTGTggaaaggggagggggagagAAAGATGAAATAGAAAGCACCTCTAAAACATGGattcctgctggcagcaggagtCAACTGTGGCCACCCGTTTTTCTCCCTCGCTCTCTGCAGGTAAACAACAACGGGATCATCTCGTTCCTGAAGGAGGTGTCCCAGTTCACACCAGTGGCCTTCCCCATCTCCAAGGACCGGCGTGTGGTTGCTGCTTTCTGGGCAGATGTGGATAATCGGCGGGCAGGTGAAATATATTACCGAGAGAGCACCGAGCAGCCCATCTTGGACAGAGCCAGCAGGGACATTGCCCAGTATTTCCCTGAGTTCCCAGAGTTTTCTGCACAGTGGGTCTTCATTGCAACCTGGTACCGAGTCACCTTCTTCGGGGGCAACTCATTTTCACCAGTGAGTAGCTGAGGCAAGGCAGCCACCCCACCTGTGTGCCTTCAGTGTGGTGCCAGACCTTCCACTTGGCATGGAGCTGTCAGCAGAGCTCAGCTGGCCATGATGTTGGCCATGTTGGCCATGTTGGCTCTGTCACCATACCTTGCTGTGGCAGAGCAATAGTGGGATAGCAATACCAAACCCTCCTCCTTGTGCCATGTGGAGGCTTTACATCATCAGCCTTCTTGGGCAAAAGTGAGGCACTCTTTGCCTTTCAGATACTCAATATCcatatttccccccatttttcccattcctcTGAGATGAGAAGCAAGCTGTTGTAGCTCAGGATCACAACAAGTTaggatttaaaataattaaactcTAATGCCCTTGCTCATAGAGGAGGACTGGGGTGGAAGGAAACATCCCTTTGCTGAATGCAGTTTCTGTCACTTTATTTTAGGACTGGTTCATCGTCCCTCACTGctttcctcccctccctgctgcaggtAAACACTTTCCAGATTGTGCTCATCACGGATGGCAAGCTTTCCTTCACCATCTTTAACTATGAGTCCATCACCTGGACCACGGGTATGCACGCCAGCAGTGGGGGGGACTTTGCTGGGCTCGGTGGCATCGCAGCACAGGTAAGTGGCAAATGTAGCCCCTGGGGTGCCTGGGTAGCACATCCACCTTGAGAGCTCATGGCTCCTGTTTGGGTTTCTTGGAGGCGGAAAATCTCCCCctgcttgttttttgttttttcttcttcagaGTTCTTAAATATCCGTGTGTGCTCTGGCTCCCAAAGCTGAGACCATACAGGGGGCTTTGTTATCCCAAAACCACAGATCTTtgccttggctgctgcttcacagTCCCTTTTCCTTCCTAACCTCAGCCTTTAAGAGCAGCTGCCACTGCTAGCACAGCTTTTGCTTGTAGTTTTATTTCATCCCTGTGTGTGTTGTTGtgttagaggggaaaaaagccaacACCCACACCCACAAAAACCCCAGTGCCCACTTGGATGTGTGAATTTACCGTCACACAAGTTGATCCGTGCTTGGCTCCCTGCTTGCcagcctgcagcaggcaggaTGCTGCAGGTGGAGAGGAAGGAAATGGGATTTGAATTCCCAGGAAGGGACTGAGCAGGCCAAGTGTTCGCTTCACCCTGGTGTCCTGTCGTGTGAACAGGACTGAGCGCTGGCCTGTGGAAAGGGAAAGGTAGTCTGAGTGGTGCCACCAGTGGTGCCATGTGGCAGGAGAGAGGAGTCCTGTTGCTCCAGCTGCCTTTTCCATGCGTTGGTGATGTCTctttgctctgtgcctctgtcctTCCAGGCAGGTTTTAACGCCGGTGATGGAAAGCGCTACTTCAACATCCCCGGATCCCGCACCGATGACATCGCTGACGTGGAGATGACGACAAATGTGGGTATCCCCGGGCGCTGGGTGTTCAGAATCGATGATGCCCAGGTGCAAGTGGGGGGCTGCAGCAATACAAGTAAGAGGACAGCAGTTAGGTTTACTTAACTCCCAACCCAACCCCACACTGTTCTCCAGCCCCATCTTTCCCTGCCTCAACCCCCACCTCCGCGGGGTGGAAGAGATGTCTGGAAGGgctttggggagggaggggaggcagcTATGTGGGGACTGTCTTCAGCACCAGCTGTGGTTGGGCATGGCACCTGTGGTTGCCCTAGGGCTGGGAACGGCTGGGAGAGCaaatgggaaggggaggaagagtTCTTAGTTTAAAGAAGCCTGTGGGGAGTGATGAGGGAGGCTGGGGAGGAGGTGATGTGCACAGCTGGGCCCCTGCCAACCCACTGCCAGGCAGGGCATGAGGGACCAGCACCCTTGGGGGGAGCATATGTCCATCAGTCCTGGTACATTGGGCTGAGCCAAATGGAGGGCTGCTGAATGCCAGCCTGCCATGTGGGGTTAGGTTGCCAGGGCCTGGTCCATGCTCCCCACTCTGGGGGTCCTGGCATGTGCCCCACAGAGCTGTTGGTCTCCAGTTCCTCATCCCCACTTCCCCCTGGCCGTGTTTTCCCACTCGTGATCTGTGTGTCTTGCGTTATCGGTGGATTTTCTGTACATGGGCTCTCCCCGTCCCCTTTCCCTCTGCCCTGAATGATAAGTGAGGGCATGTTCATGTCCCCTCAGCCAGTGGAGCAGACCTGCCCCCAGGCAGGCTGCAGACCTGTGCAGCCTCTCCCCCTTGCACAGGAGGAGTGAAACTGCCCCCTGTCCCAGGGGAGCCCGCaaggagcagcccctgccccgcCATCAGGCAGGCAGCCCCACGGGCTCCCCAAGCACCCCAGGGAGCCGGGCGGGTGCAGGGAGAGACCCTGGCACTGGTGTGGCTGGAAGGTGGCAGGTGAGCCCTGCCAGGGTGGGGTGACAGGGGATCACTGCCTGTTCCCACAGCCTCTGTGTGCCTGACACTGCGGCCCTGCCTGAATGGGGGGAAGTGTATCGAGGACTGCATCACGGGGAACCCCTCCTacacctgctcctgcctggccggTTTTACTGGGAAGAGGTGCCATGTTGGTGAGCACTTTGCTGCAGGGAGCAGGTCTAGCTCTCAGTGTCACTGCTGCATGCTGgcagtctgtctgtccctgccctgagctcctgtcCCCACCTGGGGCTGTGTTTCAGATGTGGATGAGTGCCTCTCCCAGCCATGTCAGAACGGAGCCACCTGCCTCAACGGTGCTGGCAGGTTCACCTGCAGGTGCCCGCCAGGCTTCAGAGGCAACAACTGTGAGACTGGTGAGCAGTGTGGCCCTTGAAAAGCAGAGACCCCAGGTTTGGGGGCACTTCTGCCCTTGGGAGGGGTCTTCAGACCAGGGCTCCTGCAGTAGCTGCTGGGCTCTAGCAGTTTGTGACAGCCAATTTGGATTTCAGCTTGCTTCAGGCAAAAGAAACTTTTCTCTGGCCACGAGCCTTTCCTTCTGCTGACTCTTCTGagggctgtgctcagcactgctgccagCACTCTTCCACCACCACTCCCTTAGCCAGAAAAGCTGGCAGCCAGTGCTCAAACAAGCCTTGCAGGCCCTGCTTTTGCAGGTGATGCTCTGGTCCCAAGCTCTTCAAAGCCAGGGGAGACCTCCcagtccctggcagggctgtggttaCAGGTTTCCCCCAGTGCTGGCCTCTGCCTGCCGCTGGAAGTGCCGCCAAAGCTTTTGGCTCCCAGCAAGCGGCCGCGCCAGTGGAAAAGGCGAGAAGGGAGTTGACTtgtgggggaggaaggaagggagggagaaatGCCCAGCAGAGCACACTGACTTCCAGGAGGTGTGGTGGGGTGAAAGAGCTGAGCTGCCTGAGGACAGGTTTTGGGGACAGTCATAACTGGGGACATGGCCACTGTCTCCTGACAGAAGGTGCCTGGGTGGCTCCAGTCCATACTCTGCCTAGGCCTGGTATCACCACATGTAGAGGGTGCCATGTGCTAATGCTGCACCTAGGCTGACACCCCTGCCTCTCTTTTTTTGATGTTCTTCTGCAGAAGAATCACCATGTGAGAACAGGGTGTGCCAGAATGGTGGGAGTTGCCAGGTGGTGAACAGGACAGCAGAATGCTTGTGCCAATCAGGGTACACAGGGGAGGACTGCCAAACAGGTGGGTGACAGAAACAGGAATGGGATGGAGATGGTGATGTTTCATACCTTGGCCAGCTTCCTTCCCAGTCAGCTTCATTCCTGGATGTAGTTTTGGGAGGGGAGTGTTTGGAATTGCCAATGGCACCTATTTTTTCTGTCTATCACCTTCACCCTCCTGAGCATCATCCAGGCTGGGAAGGAGGCACCAGGTGAGCTGGCTGTGCCCACACATGACCTGATGACCTTTCCTGGCCTCCCCTTGCAGAGGTGAACGAGTGTGAGTCCAGCCCGTGCCTGAACGGCGGGCACTGCATGGACCTGGTCGATAACTACACCTGTGTGTGCCTGGAGCCCTTCGTGGGACAGCGCTGCGAGACAGGTGCTGTGCCCCAGCGTGTCCCACGGCAGGGACTGTGTCCCCCGTATTCTGCTGGTCATCATGGCCCTCTCCCAAGCCCAGGCTCTCCTCCTGCTCACTGCCTTGCTTTCCCCTTACCAGATTCCTCTTCCTGCGAGGACCGGAGTTGCCAGAACCGGCAGACGTGCAACTACATCCGCCCTGGCCGCTACATCTGCACCTGCTCCCCGGGTTATTACGGCAACAACTGCCAGTACGGTGCGTGAGGCTGTGCCTTGACCAGCCTGGCACGGGAACTGCAGTCAGGGGCACCGGGcaggaatgggcacatggctgcAAAGGGGCTGTGTCAGCCATAGGCACTGCTGAAACTGGTGGTTGGCatgtgcagagcagctgtggtgctgccagGAGGGAAcacctccctgcagagctgcttgacTGTGCTGAAacctgcagcaggatgcccaggacaGAGGGTGTTCCAGCCCCAAACTGGAGCTGTCCAGCTCAGGCTCCCCATTCCCCACAGGTGGGCCCCGTGTGCCCGGCGCCTGCCTCTCCCAGCCGTGCCAGAACGCAGGCAGCTGCCTGGAGACTGAGAGGGGCTATGTCTGTGAGTGCCAGGAGGGCTACACTGGACAGGACTGCCGAGACCGTGAGTACAGCCCAGGGGACTTGGGGTGGGGTGCAGCGTGTCAAGGGCAGCCTTGGTGCTCAtgagagggagaagcagcagtcCCAGAGGGCCTGTTCAGGGCTCTGGGATTGAGCAGGTCTGTcctcctggaggaggctgtgactgTGTGTCTGAGGACCTCAGGGCTGCTGCCCACCTGAGCATCCCCTGTGAGTGGCATCTGTCCTAGCCCACAAGCAGGAGAGGTCCCAGGAAGCTCCTGTTTCCTGTCTTGCAGAGCTCTCTGAGGGCTGTGAGTGTCGTAATGGGGGCAGTTGTCTGGAGGGGAATGTCACCGTCTGCCAGTGCCTTCCTGGGTTTTTTGGTCTCCTCTGTGAATTCGGTAGGTGAAAGCTTCTTGCCTGCTGTGTTCATTCCCTCTGGGATGCTTGAGTCAGGCAGCCTGTGGGTCAGCAAGGAGGCACTGCCCATGCCTGGGCCTAGCACAGTGCCAGGGAACACACACGGAATCTGAGCCTGGAAATATTGTCACCTGGTGAGATGGCAGTGCTTCCACCTCCATCAGCTCCTTTCCTTGGAGCTGTGCCTCTCCCAgcctctgcctcagctcagctccCATGGATGGGGAGGGAATTGTGGCCTTTGTGTGCTCCCTTGCTGAAGCTCACTGAGCGTCCAGGCTGGGCATTGCCATTTGCACTGTGTGTGCCAGAAGATCTGTCCTGCCTCGTTGGACCCTGCAAAAGTTAGGAGACTCCTGTTTCCATGTGGGTGTCCTCCTGCCACCGACTGAAAGAGGCTGGCACTGCCATGTGTTTGCAGAAGTCACCACGACACCGTGCAACATGAACACGCAGTGCCCGGACGGCGGCTACTGCATGGAGTATGGCGGGAGCTACCTCTGTGTCTGCCACACCAGCTATGGCACCAACCACAGTAAGCCTCCACGGGGATGTGGGAACAGCCCTGGGGTGGGGACACCCTCACCTCACCTCAAGGGGAGCTGCCCTTGCACCCCTGGCCACATGTCCTCAGtgatgcctgtgtttggctctgCAGCAATGCCATCCCCCTGCGACTCAGAGCCCTGCCTGAATGGGGGCTCCTGCAAGGTTCACGATGACTCGTACAGCTGCGAGTGTCCTCAAGGCTTCCTGGGCATGCACTGCGAGAAAGGTACCTCCACAGTGCCCCCTGTGGCACCAGCGCCTGGCACAGGTTGGGAGAAGGGCTTGGTTTGACTTTCTTGGGAGATGAACAGTTGCTTGCAGAGCTGGAAGTTGGTGCAGGttttcccatcccatcctgcaggGTAGAGGGAGGGATTGAATGAATGTTGTCACCCAACAGCTGCAACAGCAGATCAGTTGTTTCCTCTACAACACCATCAGTGTTGGTGGTTTTTATTCACATGCCACAACTTCTGCCCTTGGGGGCAGCCAGCTGTCTCCCAGCATCATGCACCAGTTGGCCCCAAGCACATCTGCCATGGCTGTAGTTTTTGTGGTGTTGCAGGATGCAGTCAGGCTTCCCTCAGGAGGGCTGGTGGGTGCTGGTGTGGGGCAGCAGCTCCGGGTGACCCCGCTCTGGGCTCTCTCTGCAGCCAAGCCTCGGCTCTGCAGCACGGGGCCCTGCCGCAACGGGGGCACCTGCAGGGAGGCGGACGGCGAGTACCACTGCTCCTGCCCCTACCGCTTCACCGGCAAGCACTGCGAGATCGGTACAGCCCCCCGGCCCCCGTGGGAGGAGAGGCGGCAGCTGCCCCGCCCACCGGGCTCACGGCCGCCTTGTGCCCCCAGGTAAGCCGGACCCCTGTGCCTCGGGGCCCTGCCAGAACGGAGGCACGTGTTTCCACTACATCGGCAAGTACAAGTGTGACTGTCCCCCAGGCTACACCGGCCGGCACTGCGAGATTGGTAGGTTTGGGGAGGGTGTGCCACTGCCTGGGGGGATGGTGAGTGTGCCTGTCAGGAGCTCGCTGCTTGCTTGGAGCCCCCTTCCttgtgccctgctggggctggctctggtttCATTCCTTGCTCTGCTCTTCTTCCAGTGCCCTCCCCTTGCTTTCCTAGCCCCTGTGAGAATGGGGCTACCTGCGAGGAGCTCGGCAGGGGCTATGCTTGCACCTGCTCCCTGGGCTATGTAGGGAAGCACTGCCAGTTTGGTAAGGGCCTCGCACTTCCCCTGCTGGCTGGGAACTTGGGGTGCCTCTGTGGGCCCCATTCATCCCCTGTCTCTCCACAGAGGTTGACTGTGGCATCCCCAGTGAGGTGAAGCATGCCCAGGCTTCTTTCAACTCCACCAAGGTGGGCTCACTGGCTGAGTACCAGTGTGAGCTGGGCTAcatcctcagccagcacaacCATCCCCGCGTGTGCCGTGTGCCAGGCGTCTGGAGCGACCCCCCTGAGTGCGATGGTGAGGAATGCTGGGCACTGGGCAAGCCCTGGGACACCATCCCAGTGGCCTGAGGTCACCACCATGGTTTGGCGACCCCAGGAGCTGTAGTGCAGTTGTCTGCTGCCTTCCCCCTGGGATCCCTGTCCTGTGCTCATGCCTCTCCCTTGCTCACATTTCTTTAGAGATCGATGAGTGCCAGTCGCAGCCCTGCCTGAATGGTGGCCAGTGCAAGGATCGTGTCTCTGCCTTCCTGTGCTTGTGTGAGCCAGGTTACACAGGCCACCACTGTGAGCTGGGTAAGAGACCATGCCAGCCATGCTCCAGGACTGTCACAATGCCTCCCTCACCCTCCACCCTTGGGAGAGCCCCATGGATTGCAAAGGAGCTAGGTTACCAGGAGTTGTGTGTGCTTGGATCAGCCTGAGGCAAGGCCTTCtttcccagggctcccagccaACTGTAGGGTTTTCCAGCAGGGAGACACTGCTCCTGTTTGAGGACAATGGGCAGTGTGGGAGGTGGTGGAACTCTGGCAggtggctccagcccagctccctgagaTCTGGCAGAGGCAGTTGGAAGCTAGATGAGGGGACATGACACAGGCACCCTGTGGGATGGATCTCTtggcacagccccacactgccagttgtccccaggtgtccctgaagGAATGTCTCCATACCATGTTCTTCATGGCAGGCCTGAGGCAGTGGGCATCCAGTAGCAGGGATATTCCTGGCCACTGGGCTTGGGGAAGCAAATGACATGGGAAGGGTCCGTGCCCAGGGGGAGGATTGCT from Melospiza melodia melodia isolate bMelMel2 chromosome 12, bMelMel2.pri, whole genome shotgun sequence includes:
- the SNED1 gene encoding sushi, nidogen and EGF-like domain-containing protein 1 isoform X1 yields the protein MQVLAGWAVLVALGWCLRAAAEVPLGDFYPFGPAQGDAATRKQDDGGSELRPLSIPFPFFGAGHTGLYVNNNGIISFLKEVSQFTPVAFPISKDRRVVAAFWADVDNRRAGEIYYRESTEQPILDRASRDIAQYFPEFPEFSAQWVFIATWYRVTFFGGNSFSPVNTFQIVLITDGKLSFTIFNYESITWTTGMHASSGGDFAGLGGIAAQAGFNAGDGKRYFNIPGSRTDDIADVEMTTNVGIPGRWVFRIDDAQVQVGGCSNTTSVCLTLRPCLNGGKCIEDCITGNPSYTCSCLAGFTGKRCHVDVDECLSQPCQNGATCLNGAGRFTCRCPPGFRGNNCETEESPCENRVCQNGGSCQVVNRTAECLCQSGYTGEDCQTEVNECESSPCLNGGHCMDLVDNYTCVCLEPFVGQRCETDSSSCEDRSCQNRQTCNYIRPGRYICTCSPGYYGNNCQYGGPRVPGACLSQPCQNAGSCLETERGYVCECQEGYTGQDCRDQLSEGCECRNGGSCLEGNVTVCQCLPGFFGLLCEFEVTTTPCNMNTQCPDGGYCMEYGGSYLCVCHTSYGTNHTMPSPCDSEPCLNGGSCKVHDDSYSCECPQGFLGMHCEKAKPRLCSTGPCRNGGTCREADGEYHCSCPYRFTGKHCEIGKPDPCASGPCQNGGTCFHYIGKYKCDCPPGYTGRHCEIVPSPCFPSPCENGATCEELGRGYACTCSLGYVGKHCQFEVDCGIPSEVKHAQASFNSTKVGSLAEYQCELGYILSQHNHPRVCRVPGVWSDPPECDEIDECQSQPCLNGGQCKDRVSAFLCLCEPGYTGHHCELDVDECQSEPCKNSGTCQDLPGSFACSCPEGFLGTQCETEVDACESDPCQNGGDCESYGGSYLCVCPEGFFGYHCETASDPCFSSPCGSRGYCLPSNGTHSCTCKVSYTGKSCEKELLPPTSLKVERVEDTGVLISWHPPEDAAARQLIDGYAVTYVSLDGSYRRTDFVDRSRSAHQLRALTSGRAYNISVFSVKRNVNNKNDISRPVMLTTRTRPRPVEGFEISNVTASAITVHWALHRLQHSTVSRVRVSIRHTGDLAARTVELNSSVAKYTFLDLQPGERYIIHVTTLSGLGVEDHPSESLATAPFHVWTRPLPPQNLTASHVSATSVSMAWQQPPAGTTEGYIINVTTAQSVKSRYVPNGKLVSYTVRDLLPGQRYHLSLTAVQNTEQGQLHSEPIHLHVSTLQRDGAPERRWSQAGHPRVLRNRLPPAFLPELRLLADHDTAEEPSPAPRFTELVDGRGRISARFGPALGRSITVKTQPEAPVKLENTEVSSWDSLALQLREAKSKREGQNCSQNPCRNGGTCTRDGESYHCACRPGFKGRLCQLACKKVPHSCTRLYSETRAFPVWEGGTCHYLSRRVYKVHQDICYKESCESTTAKRTSSRKPSNSHTLKKP
- the SNED1 gene encoding sushi, nidogen and EGF-like domain-containing protein 1 isoform X4, which produces MWIIGGQVKYITERAPSSPSWTEPAGTLPSISLSSQSFLHSGSSLQPGTESPSSGATHFHQTGSSSLTAFLPSLLQVNTFQIVLITDGKLSFTIFNYESITWTTGMHASSGGDFAGLGGIAAQAGFNAGDGKRYFNIPGSRTDDIADVEMTTNVGIPGRWVFRIDDAQVQVGGCSNTTSVCLTLRPCLNGGKCIEDCITGNPSYTCSCLAGFTGKRCHVDVDECLSQPCQNGATCLNGAGRFTCRCPPGFRGNNCETEESPCENRVCQNGGSCQVVNRTAECLCQSGYTGEDCQTEVNECESSPCLNGGHCMDLVDNYTCVCLEPFVGQRCETDSSSCEDRSCQNRQTCNYIRPGRYICTCSPGYYGNNCQYGGPRVPGACLSQPCQNAGSCLETERGYVCECQEGYTGQDCRDQLSEGCECRNGGSCLEGNVTVCQCLPGFFGLLCEFEVTTTPCNMNTQCPDGGYCMEYGGSYLCVCHTSYGTNHTMPSPCDSEPCLNGGSCKVHDDSYSCECPQGFLGMHCEKAKPRLCSTGPCRNGGTCREADGEYHCSCPYRFTGKHCEIGKPDPCASGPCQNGGTCFHYIGKYKCDCPPGYTGRHCEIVPSPCFPSPCENGATCEELGRGYACTCSLGYVGKHCQFEVDCGIPSEVKHAQASFNSTKVGSLAEYQCELGYILSQHNHPRVCRVPGVWSDPPECDEIDECQSQPCLNGGQCKDRVSAFLCLCEPGYTGHHCELDVDECQSEPCKNSGTCQDLPGSFACSCPEGFLGTQCETEVDACESDPCQNGGDCESYGGSYLCVCPEGFFGYHCETASDPCFSSPCGSRGYCLPSNGTHSCTCKVSYTGKSCEKELLPPTSLKVERVEDTGVLISWHPPEDAAARQLIDGYAVTYVSLDGSYRRTDFVDRSRSAHQLRALTSGRAYNISVFSVKRNVNNKNDISRPVMLTTRTRPRPVEGFEISNVTASAITVHWALHRLQHSTVSRVRVSIRHTGDLAARTVELNSSVAKYTFLDLQPGERYIIHVTTLSGLGVEDHPSESLATAPFHVWTRPLPPQNLTASHVSATSVSMAWQQPPAGTTEGYIINVTTAQSVKSRYVPNGKLVSYTVRDLLPGQRYHLSLTAVQNTEQGQLHSEPIHLHVSTLQRDGAPERRWSQAGHPRVLRNRLPPAFLPELRLLADHDTAEEPSPAPRFTELVDGRGRISARFGPALGRSITVKTQPEAPVKLENTEVSSWDSLALQLREAKSKREGQNCSQNPCRNGGTCTRDGESYHCACRPGFKGRLCQLACKKVPHSCTRLYSETRAFPVWEGGTCHYLSRRVYKVHQDICYKESCESTTAKRTSSRKPSNSHTLKKP